In the genome of Verrucomicrobiota bacterium, one region contains:
- a CDS encoding DUF2752 domain-containing protein: MIDRRARLWRLTLGLLLLAAFPAAWLIRRLVGETSISPCVFRTVTGRPCPFCGLTRAFANAVECNWRAAFSAHPLWWLAATVVAGAGLICLLDAARNTNNLQRLTRFWNAYGWHLIVVLIIVAVLSLL; the protein is encoded by the coding sequence GTGATCGACCGCCGCGCCAGGCTGTGGCGTCTCACGTTGGGCCTCCTGCTCCTCGCCGCTTTCCCTGCGGCATGGCTCATCAGGCGTCTCGTCGGAGAGACCAGTATCTCGCCTTGCGTCTTCCGCACTGTGACCGGCAGGCCATGCCCGTTCTGTGGACTCACGCGCGCCTTCGCTAACGCTGTCGAGTGTAATTGGCGCGCCGCGTTCAGCGCTCATCCGCTCTGGTGGCTTGCGGCAACCGTCGTGGCTGGTGCCGGTCTCATCTGCCTCCTCGATGCAGCAAGGAACACCAACAACCTCCAGCGTCTAACCCGGTTCTGGAACGCCTACGGCTGGCATCTCATCGTTGTTCTCATCATCGTTGCCGTGCTCTCGCTTCTCTGA
- a CDS encoding HEAT repeat domain-containing protein, whose protein sequence is MDRLLILLVAGAFIIGAAPCWAVENGTAAHEELSTARLVELLRDKDPGRVSFALYQLAARSAAPGGSVVRLCGHTDPYVRRAAFTALVSLDEAPNENLIKRGLRDRDPGVRRAALGPAMALGPDEAVALFIAALNDAHPAVRELAAFGLARLGGTDAVNAIIKVLGDPSRRVRRAAVIALGALGDRDALEPLRTLQSAPEKGVDTKLEAVVGRILDQGHNFDYEFLTLPTLVTRFSADTGLPTFVTDEALRQTALAAQDPDNLDGLKVSMWHVKVRTLLDDMTKAAGLTWIVEGRWIIITVRAYAIHDTPIELEIAGALRRLGDASAEAALRRYANDSAWKARAEALLRSD, encoded by the coding sequence ATGGACAGGTTGCTCATTCTGCTCGTCGCGGGTGCGTTCATCATCGGGGCCGCGCCCTGTTGGGCCGTGGAAAACGGCACGGCGGCCCACGAGGAGCTGAGCACGGCGCGCCTCGTCGAGTTGCTGCGCGACAAGGACCCCGGGCGCGTGTCGTTCGCGCTCTATCAGCTCGCTGCGCGCTCGGCGGCGCCGGGTGGAAGCGTCGTGAGGCTCTGCGGGCATACGGACCCCTACGTGCGGCGCGCGGCCTTCACCGCGCTTGTCTCGCTCGACGAGGCGCCGAACGAGAACCTGATCAAGCGCGGCCTGCGCGATCGCGATCCAGGCGTGAGGCGCGCGGCGCTCGGGCCCGCGATGGCTCTGGGACCGGACGAGGCGGTCGCGCTCTTCATCGCCGCCCTCAACGACGCGCACCCGGCCGTCCGCGAGCTGGCCGCCTTCGGCCTCGCCCGGCTCGGCGGCACGGATGCCGTCAACGCGATCATCAAGGTGCTCGGCGACCCGAGCCGCCGTGTGCGGCGCGCCGCCGTCATCGCGCTCGGCGCGCTCGGCGACCGCGATGCGCTCGAACCGCTCCGCACGCTCCAGTCCGCCCCGGAGAAGGGCGTCGACACGAAGCTTGAGGCCGTCGTGGGGAGGATCCTCGATCAGGGCCACAACTTCGACTACGAGTTCCTCACGCTCCCCACGCTCGTCACGCGCTTCAGCGCCGATACCGGCCTGCCGACGTTCGTCACCGACGAAGCGCTCAGGCAGACGGCCCTCGCCGCGCAGGATCCAGACAATCTCGACGGCCTCAAGGTCTCGATGTGGCACGTCAAGGTGCGCACGCTGCTCGACGACATGACCAAGGCCGCCGGGCTCACGTGGATCGTCGAAGGCCGCTGGATCATCATCACCGTGCGCGCCTACGCCATCCACGACACACCCATCGAGCTCGAGATCGCCGGCGCGCTCCGGCGCCTCGGCGACGCCTCCGCCGAGGCCGCGCTCCGCCGCTACGCCAACGACTCCGCATGGAAGGCCCGCGCTGAAGCGCTGCTGAGAAGCGACTAG
- a CDS encoding efflux RND transporter permease subunit, producing MNLPRFSVNNPVLVHLVLVFIVILGVWTYTTLPRAKDPDVSFQAALVVTLDAGKSPDEIEESITQVIEDEFDQLTDINNIRSVSSEGISTIFIEYDESIRDIDPVVQDLRNVVNQVQNDLPDSAEIPLVFKLTTDVVPAVFVVLGGAMTEEQLKLHADALEDRIKLVRDVGKVELFGARDREVHVLVDPDRLNAHGLTFADVRRAVQQRHRNVSAGTLDVGRKEELIRVEGEFAGVREFEDLVLLSSSGGSTVRLGDVGRCELGYEDATAEAQLNGESALVLIVYRRKDGNVVRAVDGIKQLVEQYRRETRGAVQLTTVYDTAREIRSQLGMLVKNGLIGMALVLVLLFLFIGFRNALFAFVGIPTTFLLTFIFMKVSGTTINTISLFSLIIVLGMVVDDAIIILENVYRYVERGMAPKQAAIVGASEVALPVTAAVGTTISAFVPMMLVATIIGRYMSVIPKTVIAALAASLFEAFFMLPCHIAEFGRIPAHAAQRISRRHDFRSRLIGQIRRFYRRVGIVCLRWRYVTIAAALALLVGGGVMLGSGLIKVEMFGASDEHERVEIKVWRGVGTRLEETRQTLDRIERIVRDELGDEVNDVLQLAGWVQVQYQETQATHVGTVAVHLKPKSRDLEATVERFRGRVERIPGIEELLIEIPHEGPPMGADVDLQVMGPEFASLERIADAIKEELAAIPSVSEVRDNYLRGKDEVVIRFDEAKSSFLGVSVEAAAATVYAAFEGAIVSQYQYRDEKIDIRVRAIEGARRTLDNLENLKVPSTSGGLVPLKEVAALSVEPGTFRLHHYNRRRAINVTADVDKTASPVEIAKKLEPIAERIVAQHPGYSVKFGGESQETNEQMSELFRAFGFGVLLIYIILAVQFRSYVQPLMIMSIIPFAGFGVIFGLLVSLVVTGNAIFSIPVMVGVIALAGVVVNDSLVLVEFVNRSRRAGLGRWRSILQACAIRVRPIILTSVTTIGGLLPMAFGITGRSQVWGPLASAIAWGLLFSTVLTLVLIPCIYAMLDDIRLRVTKRFFSQSRPVHEVLPLDERE from the coding sequence ATGAACCTGCCGCGCTTCAGCGTGAACAACCCGGTGCTCGTGCATCTCGTGTTGGTCTTCATCGTGATCCTCGGTGTCTGGACGTACACGACTCTGCCGCGGGCCAAGGATCCGGATGTGTCGTTCCAGGCGGCGCTCGTCGTCACGCTCGACGCGGGCAAGTCGCCCGACGAGATCGAGGAGTCGATCACGCAGGTCATTGAGGACGAGTTCGACCAGCTCACCGACATCAACAATATCCGGTCGGTGTCCAGCGAGGGGATCTCGACGATTTTCATCGAGTACGACGAGAGCATCCGGGATATCGACCCGGTTGTGCAGGACCTGCGCAACGTGGTCAACCAGGTGCAGAATGATCTGCCCGACAGCGCCGAGATCCCACTCGTGTTCAAGCTGACGACCGACGTGGTGCCGGCCGTGTTCGTCGTACTCGGCGGGGCGATGACCGAGGAGCAGCTCAAGCTGCATGCCGACGCGCTCGAGGACCGGATCAAGCTCGTGCGCGACGTGGGCAAGGTCGAGTTGTTTGGCGCGCGTGATCGCGAGGTGCACGTGCTCGTTGATCCGGACCGGCTCAACGCCCACGGATTGACGTTTGCGGACGTACGGCGCGCCGTGCAGCAGCGGCACCGCAACGTGTCGGCCGGCACGCTCGATGTGGGGCGCAAGGAGGAGCTGATCCGCGTCGAGGGCGAGTTTGCGGGTGTGCGCGAGTTCGAGGACCTCGTGCTGCTTTCAAGTTCCGGCGGGAGCACGGTGCGGCTGGGCGATGTCGGGCGCTGTGAGCTGGGGTACGAGGACGCGACGGCCGAGGCGCAGCTCAACGGCGAGTCGGCGCTTGTGCTCATCGTCTACCGGCGCAAGGACGGCAACGTCGTGCGCGCCGTGGACGGCATCAAGCAGCTCGTCGAGCAGTACCGGCGTGAGACGCGCGGCGCGGTGCAGTTGACCACCGTGTACGACACGGCACGCGAGATTCGCAGCCAGCTTGGCATGCTGGTCAAGAACGGCCTGATCGGCATGGCGCTTGTGCTCGTGCTGTTGTTCCTGTTCATCGGGTTTCGCAACGCTCTTTTTGCGTTCGTCGGCATTCCGACGACGTTCCTGCTCACATTCATCTTCATGAAGGTGTCCGGCACGACGATCAACACGATCTCGCTGTTCTCGCTCATTATCGTGCTGGGCATGGTTGTCGACGACGCGATCATTATCCTCGAGAACGTCTACCGCTACGTCGAGCGCGGCATGGCGCCGAAGCAGGCGGCCATCGTCGGGGCGTCCGAGGTGGCGCTGCCGGTGACGGCCGCGGTGGGGACGACGATCTCGGCGTTCGTGCCGATGATGCTGGTGGCGACGATCATCGGCCGGTACATGAGCGTGATCCCCAAGACGGTGATTGCCGCGCTTGCGGCGTCACTGTTCGAGGCGTTCTTCATGTTGCCGTGCCATATCGCCGAGTTTGGCCGGATTCCCGCGCACGCGGCGCAGCGCATCAGCCGGCGCCACGATTTCAGGTCACGCCTGATCGGTCAGATCCGCCGATTCTACCGGCGGGTTGGGATCGTGTGCCTGCGGTGGCGCTACGTGACGATCGCCGCAGCGCTCGCCTTGCTCGTCGGGGGTGGGGTGATGCTCGGGAGCGGGTTGATCAAGGTCGAGATGTTCGGTGCGAGCGACGAGCACGAGCGGGTCGAGATCAAGGTGTGGCGCGGCGTCGGCACCCGGCTCGAGGAGACGCGCCAGACGCTCGATCGCATCGAGCGCATCGTGCGCGACGAGCTGGGCGATGAAGTCAACGACGTGCTTCAGCTCGCCGGCTGGGTGCAGGTGCAGTACCAGGAGACACAGGCGACGCACGTCGGTACGGTGGCCGTGCACCTCAAGCCGAAGAGCCGCGACCTCGAGGCGACCGTTGAGCGTTTCCGCGGCCGCGTCGAGCGGATCCCTGGGATCGAGGAGCTGCTCATCGAGATCCCGCACGAAGGGCCCCCGATGGGCGCCGACGTCGATCTCCAGGTCATGGGCCCTGAGTTCGCCTCCCTCGAGCGGATCGCCGATGCGATCAAAGAAGAGCTCGCGGCGATCCCGAGTGTGAGCGAGGTGCGCGACAACTACCTGCGCGGCAAGGATGAGGTGGTCATCCGCTTCGATGAGGCGAAGTCGAGCTTCCTCGGCGTGAGCGTCGAGGCGGCGGCAGCGACCGTCTACGCGGCGTTCGAGGGCGCCATCGTCAGCCAGTACCAGTACCGCGACGAGAAGATCGACATTCGCGTGCGCGCGATCGAGGGGGCGCGTCGCACGCTCGATAACCTGGAGAACCTCAAGGTGCCGAGCACGAGTGGCGGACTCGTGCCACTCAAGGAAGTGGCGGCGCTGAGCGTCGAGCCGGGCACCTTCCGTCTCCACCACTACAACCGGCGTCGGGCGATCAATGTGACCGCCGACGTTGACAAGACAGCTTCGCCCGTCGAGATCGCCAAGAAACTCGAGCCGATTGCCGAACGGATCGTGGCGCAGCACCCGGGCTACTCGGTCAAGTTCGGCGGCGAGTCGCAGGAGACGAATGAGCAGATGAGCGAGCTCTTCCGCGCGTTCGGCTTTGGCGTCCTGCTGATCTATATCATCCTCGCCGTGCAGTTCCGCTCGTACGTGCAGCCGCTTATGATCATGTCGATCATTCCATTCGCGGGCTTCGGCGTGATCTTTGGGCTCTTGGTGAGCCTTGTCGTGACGGGCAACGCGATCTTCAGCATTCCGGTGATGGTGGGCGTGATCGCGCTCGCGGGCGTTGTGGTGAACGATTCGCTCGTGCTGGTCGAGTTCGTCAACCGCAGCCGGCGCGCGGGCCTTGGGCGGTGGCGGTCGATTCTCCAGGCATGCGCGATTCGTGTGCGGCCCATCATTCTCACGTCGGTCACGACGATCGGCGGGCTGCTGCCGATGGCGTTTGGGATCACCGGGCGCTCGCAGGTGTGGGGGCCGCTCGCAAGCGCGATCGCGTGGGGGCTGCTGTTCTCGACCGTGCTGACGCTTGTGCTCATCCCGTGCATCTACGCGATGCTCGACGACATCCGCCTCCGCGTCACGAAGCGCTTCTTCAGCCAATCGCGCCCGGTGCACGAAGTCCTCCCGCTCGACGAACGCGAGTAG
- a CDS encoding efflux RND transporter periplasmic adaptor subunit yields MRSRKRRYHSVLIVGLVSLVLTGGCGDSTTDADADTDAELRVPVVTQTTVARDVPFTVTTLGTVEAWKEVTVSARTSGEVLKLHFDKGDVVHPRPAAAEDLEGNTPTVLPLAELEQEEYKLRLAQAAASLSDATTTFERTERLFEQGSAVQSEYDKAKAAYDVAKAQYDLAEKLFNDTIVYSPIEGTVIARPVEVGELVVPGTPIATVADVHKVKIVTSVAESDSPHVALGAVCPVSIDALPGRAFTGRVIYKSIKADAMTRSFPIELEMENAGGALGIGMVARVTFTLRTERNAITVPIDALTYWEQAKGVFIVDTGGVASFRVLMLGARCGDEMIVTAGLEAGDEVVTSGQEGLRPGSTVVWAEGKPAHLSTPRLDAPGASRDEAEASRDETERQ; encoded by the coding sequence ATGCGTTCGAGGAAGAGGCGGTATCACTCGGTTCTAATCGTGGGGCTGGTGTCTCTGGTCCTGACCGGCGGCTGTGGCGACTCGACCACGGATGCGGATGCGGACACGGACGCAGAGCTGCGCGTGCCGGTGGTGACGCAGACAACCGTGGCGCGCGACGTACCATTCACGGTCACCACCCTCGGCACGGTCGAGGCGTGGAAAGAGGTTACCGTCAGCGCCCGGACGAGCGGCGAGGTGCTCAAGCTCCACTTCGACAAAGGCGACGTCGTCCACCCAAGACCCGCCGCGGCTGAAGACCTCGAGGGCAACACTCCAACCGTTCTCCCGTTGGCAGAGCTCGAACAGGAGGAGTACAAGCTGCGGCTTGCGCAGGCGGCGGCTTCGCTGTCGGATGCCACGACGACGTTCGAGCGGACCGAGCGGCTGTTCGAGCAGGGCAGCGCGGTGCAGAGCGAGTATGACAAGGCGAAGGCCGCCTACGACGTCGCCAAGGCGCAGTACGACTTGGCGGAGAAGCTCTTCAACGACACGATCGTCTACAGCCCGATCGAGGGCACCGTGATCGCGCGGCCTGTCGAGGTCGGCGAGCTTGTCGTGCCCGGGACGCCGATCGCCACGGTGGCCGACGTGCACAAGGTCAAGATCGTTACGAGTGTTGCTGAGAGCGATTCGCCGCATGTCGCGTTGGGCGCTGTCTGTCCGGTGAGCATTGATGCCTTGCCGGGGCGTGCGTTCACCGGACGGGTCATCTACAAGTCGATCAAGGCCGATGCGATGACGCGCAGCTTCCCCATCGAGCTCGAGATGGAGAACGCCGGCGGCGCGCTCGGTATCGGCATGGTGGCGCGGGTGACGTTCACGCTGCGGACCGAGCGGAACGCCATCACCGTGCCGATCGATGCGCTCACGTACTGGGAACAGGCGAAGGGCGTATTCATCGTCGATACCGGGGGCGTCGCGTCGTTCCGCGTGCTCATGCTCGGCGCGCGTTGCGGCGATGAGATGATCGTGACGGCGGGGCTCGAGGCGGGCGACGAGGTTGTGACCTCGGGGCAGGAAGGCCTACGTCCCGGCAGCACGGTTGTCTGGGCCGAGGGCAAGCCCGCACATCTCTCAACGCCGCGTCTTGACGCACCGGGCGCGTCTCGCGACGAGGCGGAAGCGTCACGCGACGAGACGGAGCGCCAATGA
- a CDS encoding DUF3160 domain-containing protein codes for MNRRLVIVAVLLVLFSSLGACTRPTSDGEQPVEVKTPDRVAVEIAARLEPPSRPKPVFFLFYTPPKLDIEAKIPPYELPLKPEVIANWAEASDHFRNQGTAELVLKNGFAVEEGWGEQLGLMDTAYDELPHGVPAFLTADTVLHFQHVLYDQLFREIEQAYLLADLQAITDTALDWFTQSYNAHQASAGVSPKQSVAARRDLAYFAVAARLLDPKAAIPKHVEKEVLAELRNIDAGTIAASPIFIYRIDYSQLKPRGHYTSTAALERYFRAMMWYAQCAFLFQPGIVDAGTADIQTIQAVQIGGFLMAKGNVLAKWKQIHAVVELFAGAMDDVSVADVIRIKQELDAALAAGAMAGASLGESAYLARLRERLNALPPPRIHNAAGLPVREGVVTPERRRQWLNEARGMRFFGQRFSLDGHAMSELIGLLYSGTGEPFTLTLGTGLPKRGYPSPLDVMTLLGSTRAEDLLRAAGDADYVHYNPALAGLKAEFAALTSADWHASLASARLDLLRTLLAPVPEGYPSAIRTPASHERSLRTALASWVQLKHDMVLAHKQPYLGTESLSGPSWDYAEPLPQLYAEVRAMNGAVLVGARVMCPDLIDWREVWTRLVNVFVRAAGFDAIRYQADMRERPPYLYQIIRFNRWLDRLIAISEKELRHEPLDEYDAWFFGKLDKDVAILLGAAREDAKGPVVVDVATEPNEGRVLEVATGRLDLLWIVIRMPDGQNVLCAGPVMSYYEFKQPLEARLTNQEWRIMLDTDAAPDPPIWTKSFLTRDSEGGR; via the coding sequence ATGAACCGCCGGCTGGTCATCGTCGCCGTCCTGCTCGTGCTCTTCAGCTCTCTGGGCGCCTGCACAAGGCCAACGAGCGACGGCGAGCAGCCTGTCGAGGTCAAGACGCCAGACCGGGTTGCCGTCGAGATCGCCGCCCGCCTTGAACCGCCGTCGCGCCCAAAACCTGTTTTTTTCCTGTTCTACACGCCTCCCAAGCTCGACATCGAGGCGAAAATCCCACCCTATGAGCTGCCGCTGAAGCCTGAGGTCATCGCCAACTGGGCCGAGGCGAGCGATCATTTCAGGAACCAGGGCACGGCCGAGTTGGTCCTCAAGAACGGCTTCGCCGTCGAGGAGGGCTGGGGCGAGCAGCTCGGCCTCATGGACACCGCCTACGACGAGTTGCCCCACGGCGTGCCGGCTTTCCTCACAGCCGACACTGTGCTCCACTTCCAGCACGTGCTCTACGACCAACTCTTCCGTGAGATCGAGCAAGCCTACCTGCTTGCCGACCTCCAGGCGATCACCGACACCGCGCTCGATTGGTTCACCCAGTCCTATAACGCGCACCAGGCGTCGGCCGGCGTATCGCCAAAGCAATCGGTCGCCGCACGGCGCGACCTCGCCTACTTCGCCGTCGCCGCCCGCCTGCTCGACCCGAAGGCCGCCATCCCCAAACACGTCGAGAAAGAGGTGCTCGCCGAGCTGCGCAATATCGATGCCGGAACGATCGCCGCCAGCCCGATCTTCATCTACCGCATCGACTACAGCCAGCTCAAGCCGCGCGGCCATTACACGTCGACCGCGGCGCTCGAACGCTACTTCCGCGCCATGATGTGGTACGCCCAGTGCGCGTTCCTTTTTCAGCCCGGCATCGTCGATGCCGGCACCGCCGACATCCAGACGATCCAGGCCGTCCAGATCGGCGGCTTCCTCATGGCGAAAGGAAACGTGCTGGCGAAGTGGAAGCAGATCCACGCGGTCGTCGAGCTCTTCGCCGGAGCCATGGATGACGTCTCAGTCGCCGACGTCATCCGCATCAAGCAGGAACTTGACGCTGCCCTGGCCGCCGGCGCGATGGCTGGCGCGTCTCTGGGCGAATCGGCCTACCTCGCCCGCCTCCGCGAACGGCTGAATGCCCTCCCACCGCCTCGAATCCACAACGCGGCCGGCCTGCCAGTCCGTGAGGGCGTCGTCACGCCGGAGCGCCGCAGGCAGTGGCTCAACGAGGCCCGTGGCATGCGCTTCTTCGGCCAGCGCTTCAGCCTCGATGGCCACGCCATGAGCGAACTCATAGGCCTACTCTACAGCGGAACTGGAGAACCGTTCACTCTGACGCTCGGAACCGGTTTGCCCAAGCGCGGCTATCCGTCGCCGCTCGACGTAATGACGCTGCTGGGATCGACGCGCGCCGAGGACCTGCTCCGGGCCGCCGGCGATGCTGACTACGTCCACTACAACCCCGCCTTGGCGGGGCTCAAGGCCGAGTTCGCCGCATTGACGAGCGCCGACTGGCATGCCAGCCTGGCAAGCGCCCGGCTTGATCTGCTCAGGACGCTGCTCGCGCCCGTCCCGGAAGGCTACCCGTCGGCAATCAGAACACCCGCATCGCATGAGCGCTCCCTGCGGACCGCCCTCGCATCGTGGGTCCAACTCAAGCACGACATGGTGCTCGCGCACAAACAGCCGTACCTCGGAACCGAGTCGCTCTCCGGCCCGTCGTGGGATTACGCCGAGCCGCTGCCACAGCTCTACGCCGAGGTCCGCGCCATGAATGGCGCTGTGCTCGTCGGCGCGCGCGTCATGTGTCCCGACCTGATTGATTGGCGCGAGGTTTGGACTCGACTGGTGAACGTGTTCGTACGCGCCGCCGGCTTCGACGCAATCCGGTACCAAGCCGACATGCGGGAACGACCGCCCTACCTGTACCAGATCATCAGATTCAACCGCTGGCTGGACCGCTTGATCGCCATCTCGGAGAAGGAGCTTCGGCATGAGCCGCTCGATGAGTATGACGCCTGGTTCTTCGGCAAGCTCGATAAGGACGTAGCCATCCTTCTCGGTGCCGCCCGGGAAGATGCGAAAGGCCCCGTCGTGGTCGACGTCGCGACGGAGCCGAACGAAGGCCGCGTGCTCGAAGTCGCCACCGGCCGCCTCGACTTGCTCTGGATCGTCATCCGGATGCCCGACGGCCAGAACGTCCTGTGCGCCGGGCCGGTCATGAGCTACTACGAGTTCAAGCAGCCGCTCGAAGCCCGCCTCACAAACCAAGAATGGCGCATCATGCTCGACACCGACGCGGCACCCGACCCACCGATCTGGACCAAGTCCTTCCTCACTCGCGACTCGGAAGGCGGACGGTGA